The nucleotide window GCCAGTGACAGGTCGGCTGCTGTCTGGCAGGGTTTGGTTGGGACGACTTCAACTTTTCCTTTTCTGCCGCTGGAGTGATACTCGAGGGCATCCTTGAATTTGGCCATTACTTCCTCCGTATTTAGTGATATTGAAAAAAACAGGGTTGTTGTCAAACAAACTTTACTCTAATTGAAAAACAATAGTCTGCAACCGCCATGATTGTCAAGCAGTTAATAATCAGGGTATTATTTTATACCGAAGGGTTTCGTCCCTTGTGTAACGGTGTTGTATGGCTTGTCCCGGCCAGGCTGGCCAAGGGGGTAAAATGGAAAGGATTTGGGCGCCCTGGCGTATGTCCTACGTCCGCTCCGAAGAGCCGAAAGATGGTTGCCCACTATGCCGGGCCAGGGACACGCTGGATGACCGGGAGCACCTGGTGCTGGCGCGGACAGGGCATTCCCTTCTGATGCTGAATCGCTTTCCCTATGCACCCGGGCATCTCATGGTTGCCCCTGTGCGCCACATCGACGAGCCGGATGACCTGAACAAGACGGAAATTCTGGATTTGATGCGAAGTGTCAGACGTGCGCGTGCCGCTCTGCGGCAGACGGCCCGTCCGGATGGGTTCAATATCGGAATGAATCTGGGACGATCCGCCGGAGCAGGGATTGCGGATCACCTGCATATTCATATCGTGCCCCGCTGGCATGGAGATACCAACTATATGCCGATCATCGCCGGAGTGCGGGTTATTCCGGAGGGCTTATTGGAAACCTACGATACTCTTCTGTCAAAACTGACCTGAATCGGCGGGACGGTACTGCGAAGCACCCGGGGCGGGGCGGAGGCGGCCTTTTAGGCGGCGTGAAGATACCACTGATTCGGGATTAATGAAAGGGCAAGCCGCGATGAACGAACTTTTGATCGGTATCGACATAGGGGGCACAAATCTCCGTTTTGCCCTGATCGACAGGGATGGGAAAATTATCTGCCGCACCCGCACGAGCAGTTGTATCGACCAGGGGCGGGACGCCTTTTGCGGACGTCTGCTGGCCGGCATCTCGGAGTTACGCAGCCAAGCACACCTGCGGGGTGCATCGGTTGCCGGGATCGGTGTCGGCGTGCCGGGGCTGGTTGGCAGCGGCGGACTGATTCATGCTTCGGTCAATATGCGTCCGCTGGATGGCTTCAATCTGTCGAGCTACCTCGAGGAAAAGACCGGTATCCGGGCGATGTGCGGCAATGACGCCAATCTGATCGCCCTGGGGGAATGTATCTATGGAGCGGGCCGCGGCATGAAATCCATCATTGTGATCACTGTCGGCACCGGCCTGGGGAGCGGTCTGGTCCTGGAGGGTCGCCTCTGGACTGGCGCCGGCGGCTTTGCATCCGAATTCGGACATGTGACCGTTGAACCGGATGGTCTTGTCTGTCCGTGCGGCAACACCGGCTGTCTTGAACAATACGTTTCCGCCCCGGCAATCGTCCGCGCCGCCCGAACACTGCTTCCGGCCGGGGTGCAGGCACAGAACGGCGACAGTCTGGATGCGGCCGCAGTCGCAACATTGGCCCGGCAGGGGGAGTCTGCCGCTCTGGCCGCCTTTCATCAGGCAGGGCGTTACCTCGGAATAGCCGTGGCCTCCCTGGTAAACACGCTGAACCTCGAGGCCGCCGTCATTGGCGGTGGTGTGGCTGCCAGTTACGATTTGCTGCTGCCCTCCCTGCGCAAGGAGGTCGACCGGCGCTGCTTCACGCAAATGTCCGGGAGTTTTGCCGTCATGGCCGGGGAGCTGGGAGACGATGCCGGACTTCTGGGAGGGGCTGCGCTGGTGCAGACCTCCATGGATCAGACGCGCCGGTCTATTTTACAAACCGGTCCGAGCATGGGGAGCTCATGATCGTATGCGGCCACATCTGCCGGATTGCAGCGGAAGGCATCGCCTGAAGGATACGTTGACTTTGCGGCAGTGATTCTTTATTGTTTTGATCAATTGTAGAATACGGGGTTGTTCGAGACGGAGCAGAATACATGCAAAAAATCCCTCTGATGGTTGCCGAAGCCGGGATGGTTTTGGCCCGTGATGTTTTTCGCAGCGACAACCTATTCGGTATGCCGATCTGCGGCAAGGGCACGGTACTGACCGACTCCCTGATAACGCGCCTGGATCACATGGACGTGAAGTCGATCTGTGTTGAGGGACATCCGGTGTGGCTCGATGGTGATCGCCCCCTTGATGAGATGCTGCGCGACCTCGATCGCCGCTTTGAAAAAGTACGTCAGGATCCTCTGACCAGCAAACTTTACGAAATTCACGCCAGCTATCTGAAAAATTCAATGGGAGAGTACGGTGGGCGAAAAGCGGAGTGAACTGAAAAAGATCATCATGGACACCAAGACGCTTCCAACGTTGCCGGGTGTCGTCCACAAACTCAACTCGCTTTCGGAAAATGACAAGGCTTCCGTCCAGGAGATGGCCAAAATCGTTTCCTCCGATCAAGTGTTGTCCGCCCGAATCCTGCGCCTCGCCAATTCCCCCTCCTACGGCTTTTACAGGGTTTCCACCATTTCCAACGCAATGATCCTGCTGGGCGTTAACGTCATCAGAAGCCTCGCACTGTCTTCCTCCATCTTCGAGATCATGGAAAAGAACAGCGTCGGCTTATGGGAGCATTCTCTGGGGGTGGGGGTGGCTTCCAGTCTGATCGCCCGCAAGCTGGGGCTGCCCGAGTGCGAAGAGATCGCCACGGCCGGTCTGCTGCACGATATCGGCAAGGTGATCATCTCCATTAAATGCAGTGAAGCCGAGGAACGGATCCGCAATGTTGTCCAGGATCAACAGGTGTATATAGGCCAGGCTGAACAGGACGTTCTGGATACCGACCATGCCGAAGTGGGAGCCTGGCTGTCCAAGAGCTGGTTTCTTCCGGACAAGCTCAGCGAACCGATCGCTTTTCATCACGATGTTACCCTATCGGTGAATCACCGTATCAAAACGGCGGTGGTCCATCTCGCCGACGTTCTCATCAAGGCCAGCGGTTTTGGCGACAGCGGGGATTGCTACGTTCCCAAGATCCAAAAGGCTGCCTGGGATGTGCTCAGGCTGAACGACCAATACCTGGCAGAACTGGTGGAGGAACTGGAAGACAAGCTGATCGAGGTCAAGAACTTCAGCATGGAAATGCAGCGTTGAGCCGTCTGCCGGAGTGATCTCCGGATCATCCGCTACGTCTCCCCCCTCGCAGCATCCGATTGTGCAGGCTGCAGATGTCGAATGAATTCAAACCCCTTACGCAAAAAAGGCGCCCCCGAAACCGGGGACGCCTTTTTTGCGTGAATCAATCAGCTGGCTACATCTTGTGACACTTGCCGCAGTCATCCTGGACAGGGAAGGCGTCCTTGCCTTTGTTATGGCAGGCGCCACAAGATTTGCCCTGTTCCATGTCAGCCATGGTGGCCTTTGATGCGCCGGCCTTGTATGGGAAGATCTTGGTGTGGCAATCGGCACATTTGTAGGCCTGCAGATGGAATTCGTGACTGAAGGTGGCAACGCCGGCGTCGGTCTTGAAGGTGATCGTGCCCGGCTTCAGCCCTTTGTGGCACTTGACGCAATCGCCGTTGGAGGAGAATGCTTCCTTGCCGTTGTGGCAGGTGCCGCATGATTTGCCTTTGGCCATGTCAGCCATGGTGGCTTTGCCGACCACGGTGCGATAGGGGAAGACCTTGGTGTGGCAATCACTGCACTTGTATGCTTCCAGATGGAAGGAGTGGCTGAAGGTCGCCGGTGCAACCCCCTTGAGATTGAAGGTGATCTCTTTGGGTTTGCCCCCTTTGTGGCAACGGTCGCAATTGGCAGTCACCGTAAAGGCGCGCTTGCCGTTATGGCAGGCGCCGCACGTGCGGCCTTTCTCCATCTGGGCCATTGTTACGCCTTTGTCTTTGCCGGTGAGCACTTTACCGTTGTGGCAGCTCTTGCAGGCACCTCCGGTTTTTGCGATGTGGGTTGCATGGCTGAAGGTTGCCTCGCCGAATCCGCTGACCCGATAGGTGATGTCACGCGGCTTGCCCTTGTGGCAGCGGACGCAGTCTTTTTCAGATGCTACACTGAAAGCCTTGACGCCGGAATGGCAGGCGCCGCACGATTTTGTCTTTTCCATTTCCGCCATGGTGAAATGGCGGCGGTTTCTCAGATTGAAAATGGCATCATGGCAGATTTTGCAGTTATTGTTGTATCGGGACAGGTGAAATTCGTGGCTGAATACGACCGGCTCGGCGTTCTTGAAGGTGAAGCGGATATCTTTCGTCTCCACGGCAACGGCGCACGCGGCTGTTGCCATGATAAGTGCCATGGCCCAAAGAGAAACTCTTTTCAGCATGTCTCGACTCCTCGTCATCACAGGATTAACTTTTTCAAGCGAGAAAGTATACAGATCGGCCCGTATGACGTCAATCCCAAAGTGAGCCCGGTTCTGCGCCATCCGGTGCCGGTTTTGCGGTTGATACACCCCCACAGCTGTGTTATACAAAATCATTATTTTTAAACAGGTGGATTCTCTTGATGCTCTCACTCGACCGTCTCATCGATCTGGCTCTGGCGGAAGACATTCATACCGGCGATATTACCACTCAGGCTGTCGTGCCGGGCAAGCGCCCGGCCACGGCCCGGCTGATTGCCAAAGAAAACATGGTTCTGGCAGGTCTGTTCGTGGCAGAGCGGGTTTTTCACCGCCTGAGTGCCGACGTATGCTTCACCGCCTGTCAGGCGGAAGGGGCACCGGTGATGAAGGGCGATCTGATCGCCACCATCGCAGGGGATGCCGCCGATCTCCTCATGGGAGAAAGGGTGGCCCTCAACCTGCTCCAGCGCCTCTCCGGCATCGCCACCCTGACCGCACGCTTTGTCGAGGCAGTACGGGGAACAAAAGTCCGCATCGTTGATACCCGCAAAACCACGCCGGGGCTCCGGGAACTTGAAAAGTACGCCGTCAGGCAGGGGGGGGGCATCAACCACCGCACCGGGCTCTATGACGGCATCCTGATCAAGGAAAACCATATCGCCGCAGCCGGCGGCATTGCCGAGGCGATCACCCGCGCCCGCGCCTACATACCCCATACCCTCAAGATCGAAATCGAAACCGAAACACTGGCTCAGGTGGACCAGGCCCTGGCTGCCGGCGCCGATATCATCATGCTGGACAACATGTGTCTGGCAGACATGCGCACCGCTGTGGAAACCGTTGCCGGGCGGGCTCTGCTGGAGGCATCCGGAGGGGTCAATCTTGACACGGTGCGCGCCATCGCCGAGACGGGGGTCGACATCATTTCCGTAGGGGCGCTGACGCATTCCTCACGGGCCATGGACATCTCGATGCTATTGGACTGAGCGGGGCCGGGCGTTTCTCGCATCTTGCCGGAAGCGCCCGAAACGTTGTGACCTCACGCTCTTCAGCGGTTGCGATCTCTTCACCTGCAGGGAGTACTTTCGATGCACCAGAAGGCTGGGACCATACTCCGCCTGTTCCGCGAACAGGGCGGCTTCCTGTCGGGGGAGTCGATCAGCCGGGAACTCAATGTTTCCCGCACGGCGGTATGGAAGCATATCTCGGCGTTGCGTGAAGCGGGTTACGTGATCGAGGCGGTGCCTTCACGCGGCTACCACCTGTTGTCCGCTCCCGATATTCTCAGCGTGGAGGAAGTACAGGCACATCTCAGGGGAACCGTTGTTGGCAGCCGCTTGGTATATCCGGGCGAGACGGTTTCAACCAACACGGACGCCTTCCGGCTGGCAGAACAGGGGGCGAGCGAGGGAACGGTCGTGTTCGCTGACACCCAGAGCGGCGGCAAAGGGCGCCTGGGAAGGCGCTGGAGTTCCCCTCCGGGCGTCAATCTGTACTGTTCCGTAATCCTGCGTCCGAAGATCATGCCCTATGAAGCGCCTCAACTGACCTTTCTTTCCGCCGTGGCGGTGGCACGGGCCATCGAACGGAGCAGCGGCCTGAATCCGCAGATAAAATGGCCGAACGATGTCCTGCTGGAAGGGAAAAAGGTGGCGGGTCTCCTGAACGAGATGAGCGCTGAAACCGATGGTATCAACTTCGTCATTCTGGGCATCGGCGTCAACCTGAACATGACCGCCGTACAGTTCCCCACCGATTTGAGGCATCCCGCAACCTCTCTGCTGCTGGAGGGGGGGCGTCCGGTAGACCGTGCGCGCTATGCCGCCCTGTTGTTCAACGAACTGGACCGTCTCTACGCCGAATTCCTGCTCCGCGGTTTCGGTCCGGTCCGTGAGGAGTGGCAGGTGCGTTGCAATGCGCACGGTAGAAACCTGATCGTCAATGACGGCGACAGGGAGATTATCAGCGGGCGGTTCGCCGGCATCGATGAGGATGGAGCCCTGCTGGTAGGCAGGGAAGACGGAACGACAGAGCGTATTCTCAGTGGAGATGTGAGGGTCATATAAAAAGATGCTTTTGGTAATTGATGTCGGTAACAGCAACATCGTACTCGGGATTTACGATGGAACGGAACTTATCCGCAATTGGCGGCTTTCAACGGACAAATCGCGTACCTCGGACGAGTACGCCGTGCTGCTTCACAGCCTGTTCGCCCAGGCCGGTCTGGTATTCGAATCCATCAAGGCTGCCATCATTTCCTCGGTCGTTCCGCCGCTGACCGGTGTGATGGAGGCCATTGCCCATGATTTTTTTCATTTGACCCCGTATGTCGTGGGGCCCGGGATCAAGACCGGCATGCCGATCCACTACGACAACCCGCGCGAAGTTGGCGCCGACCGGATCGTCAACGCCGTGGCCGGCTATGAGAAGCATCGCTGCGCCCTGGTGATCGTCGATTTCGGTACGGCCACCACGTTCGACTATGTCAATGGGAAAGGAGAATACTGTGGCGGCGCCATCGCACCGGGGCTGGCCATTTCCCTGGAGGCGCTTTTCCAGCGGGCCAGCAAGCTGCCGCGGGTCGATATTGCCAAGCCCCCTCAGATAATCGCCAAAAATACCGTCAACTCGATGCAGGCCGGCATTTTTTACGGATATGTCGGGCTGGTCGACGAAATCGTCAGTCGCATCAAGGCTGAAAGCAGGGATAACCCACGGGTCATCGCCACCGGCGGCCTTGCCAATCTGATTGCTCCGGAATCACACACCATCGAAGAGGTGGACGATTTCCTGACCCTGGACGGGTTACGGATCCTGTACGAAAGGAATAGCTGAGGCTGGCAAACCTCAGGCGCCTCATGCAGTTGCGGTGAATTGTTTATTTGAACTGAGTCGGATACTACGGTTTTCCATTCCAAAGGAGGTAGCTCTATGGGACAGTTCGAGACAAGCAAGATTCGTAACCTGGGTATCATTGCACATGGCGGCGCCGGCAAGACCTCGCTGGCGGAGGCGGTTCTGTTCAACACCGGTATGATCGACCGGTTGGGACGCGTGGATGACGGCACGGCCACGATGGATTTCGAGCCGGAAGAGGTCAAACGCCGCATCTCGATTACCTCCGCCCTCGACCATTGCGAGTGGAACGGGCATTCGATCCACCTGGTGGATACCCCTGGCTACGGCAATTTCATCGCTGATACCCGCGCCTGCATGCGCGCGCTCGATTGCGCGGTCGTGATCCTTTCGGCCATTTCCGGTGTCAAGGCCCAGACTGAAGAGGTGTGGAGCTGGGCCAATGAATTCGAAATCCCGCGCATAGCATTCGTCAACAAAATGGACCGCGAACGGGCCAGCTTCCTGCGCGCCATCGACGATATGGAGAAGACCCTGGGTGCCCGCGGTGTCGCCATACAGATGCCGATCGGGTCCGAGGAGAATTTCAACGGCATCATCGACCTGATTCGCATGAAGGCCTGCTTTTATCCCAAGGATGGTTCCGGCGTCTGCACCGAGAGAGAGATTCCGGCAGATTGCCTGGATGAAGCACAGCGCCTGCGCGAGCACATGATCGAAATCGTGGCGGAAGCCTACGACGCCTTGACCGAAAAATACCTCGAGACCGGAGAGCTGACCGAGGAGGAGATCATCGACGGTCTCCGTGTCGGCAGCATGCGCAATACCTTCACACCAGTGCTGTGCGGTTCCGCCACCGAAAATATCGGCGTCAGGCAGCTCCTGGACGCTGTGTGCGCCTATCTGCCCTCACCGCTGGATCGCACCAGGGCGGTGGGCCAGCATCCCAAGACCGGCGATATCATCGAACGGGCCGCCGACGAAAAGGACCCTTTCTCGGCGCTGGTATTCAAAACCACCTCGGATCCCTACACCGGCAAGATCACCATCTTCCGCGTCTATTCCGGCGTACTGAACTCCGACTCCGTCATCTACAACTCCAGCAAAGGGGTGGAGGAGCGGATCGGCCAGATTTACGAGCTGGAGGGCAAGAAACAACATCCCATCAAACAGGCTGTGGCCGGCGATATCGTGGCCGTGGCCAAGCTGAAGGAGACGGTTACCGGCGATACCCTGTGCGACAATGCCAACCCGATCGTTTACGAGCCGGCCAAACAGCTGTTGCCGGTGATCTCCTATGCCATCGAGCCGAAAACAAAGTCGGATGAGGACAAGATCCACGGGGCGCTTCACCGGATGATCGAGGAGGAGCCGACCCTGGAATCGCATCGCGATCCGCAGACCAAGGAATTCATCATCTCCGGCATGGGGCAGGTGCATCTGGAGGTGATCGTCGAGAAGATGAAGCGGAAATTCGGGGTGGACGTAGTACTGAAGACCCCCAAGGTCCCGTATCTGGAGACGATTCGCGGTTCGGCCAAGGTACAGGGCAAATACAAGAAACAGTCCGGCGGACGGGGCCAGTACGGCGACTGCTGGATCGAGATGGCCCCGAACGGGCGTGGAGAAGGATACCTGTTCGAGGACAAGATCGTGGGTGGGGTCATCCCGCGCCAATATATTCCCGCTGTTGACAAGGGCATCCAGGATGCATCGCTGGAGGGATTCCTGGCAGGGTACCCCGTGGTCGATTTCAGGGTAGGACTGTATGACGGCTCATTCCACACAGTGGATTCATCCGAGATGGCTTTCAAGGTGGCCGGTTCCATGGCATTCAAAAAGGCGATGGAAATATGCAAGCCGGTACTGCTGGAGCCGATCGTAAACCTGAAGGTGACGGTGCCTGATGAGAACATGGGCGATGTCATTGGTGACCTGAACTCCCGCCGTGGCAAGGTGGTGGGGGTAGAGCCGAAAGCGAACTCCCAGATCATCCGTGCCGTGGTGCCGATGTCGGAAGTGCTGGCCTATTCCAATGACCTGAAATCCATGACCAGCGACCGCGGCATGTTCACGACGGAATTTTCACATTACGAAGAATTGCCGACGCATCTTTCGCAGAAGGTGATTGCCGAGGCCAATGCAAAGAAAGAGAAGAACAATCACGCCTGACGAACAGCCCGTTCCCGCACCTGCCGGGCCTTCTGCACGATCTGCCCAGGCGTAGTCACGATGGAGGAATGCGTACAATGGATTTCAAGTTCAGCAAAGATGCGGAAAAACATACGGCCAAGCAGTCCGCTTCCGGTGAGAAGGGACGCCAGAATGCGCTGTTGCTGCTTCTGTTGGTGCTGGTGTGTGGATATTCGTATCTCTACTTCTTCACCGGGCTGATCAGACCGCAGCAAGCCCCGAAACCTGCCGAGGCTCCGGCGCCACAGGTTGTAAAGAAGCCATTGCCCACCCCTGCCGGGCAACCCGGGACTGAAGCCCCGCCGGCCGGAGGCGAGAAAAAGGATGCAGCCACACCGGTAAAGGCCGAATCACCCAAGGCCGTCCCCGGTGAAGCTGCTACTGCACCAGGGACTCCCGCCGCAGTGGGGGGGCAAAAAGCCGATCAGGCCAGACCTGCCGAGAAAAAAGCTGCGCCGGTACCGACGCCGCAGGCAGCACAACAGGTCGCAGAGGCCAAACCGGAAGCGAAGCCGGCTGCCGCAAAGAAGCCCGCTACAGCGCCCGAAAAGAAGCCCGCTGCCGTTGGAACGGAAAAAAAGGCCGCTGGCCCGAAGTCTTCTGAACATCAGAAACATTCGCCGGCTGAGCTAAAGACATCCCAGGCTGTCGCCCAGAAACCGGCCAAGAAGCCGGTAGCGGGAAGTGCCGCTCCTGCTGGGAAATGGACCGTGGTGGTGGGCAATTATATCTTGGAAGATGCCATGGCGACCGATCTGGCCCGTGTCAGGAAAGCCGGTTTCAAGGCCTCCGTCCAACCGGGTGTCCGCAAAAAGGCGCCGATGAATCGTCTCTTCCTGGCCGAGTTTGCCGACCGGCACGCTGCACAGGCTGAACTGGAAAAGCTCAAGCGCTACACCTCCGACGCCTTCATTGTGGATCAGGGGGACAAGCATGCCGTCTATGCCGGCTCCTATCTGCTTGATTCCCGTGCGGCTTCCGAAAAGGAGCGTCTTGCCGCTGCCGGCCTGACTGTGGCGGTACGGCATGTCGAGGTGCCGATCCCCTCCAAGAATTTGATCACAGGGGTATTTGCCGACAAAGGGGCAGCCGAGACGGCGGTAAGAAAGCTGAAAGAGGCGGGTTTGAGCGGCGCCTACATTCGTCAGTAGGAAGATGTCGCAGAAAATCAGACTCAGGGTTTCCCCAGCGGTCGGCCTGTTTGTTGGGCCGGGGGTGAATGCCGAAGAAAAACTGAGAGGAGTTTCCGCTGCCGCGGACATGCCGGTGGTGGAACGCGTATCGCTCTTGTTTTGCATGATGCAGGAGGCGGATGGCCGCGTCAGGACCGCGGCCTCCGCCGCATTTGCCACATTGCCGGTAGAATCGGTCCTGGATTTCATTGCAACCCCGGACGCTCATCCCGCTGTTCTCGACTTCCTGGCCAGATTTCACCATTCCACTCCACAGATCGCAACCGCCCTCCTGGAATCCCCGGGGCTTTCCGCCAGAGCTCGCGAGTTCCTGTCGAAAGCCGTACCGCCGGTCGCAGGCATTAGGCAGGAACAGGGTGTTGACCGGGGTGCCGGCGATCTCGAGAGCGATGCCGATATGTCCGAAGGGGAAAAAGTCCCTGGTGATGAGGAGCCGAAAACTGCCGTTGACGAGAGTGAGGTCAGCGAAGAGGGGGAAGAGTTCCTCAACAAGTACAGGCTTGCCCAGCAGATGGGGGTCGGGGAGAAGATCAAGACAGCACTCACTGGCGACAAGGAATGGCGGGCCATTTTAATCAAAGATACCAACAAACTGGTGTCGGGCAGCGTCATAAAAAATCCGCGCCTTACGGAAGGAGAGGTGCTGACCATCCTCAAGGCCGGCCTCCAGAACGATGAAGTCATTCGCCTGATCTGCGCCAACAAGGATTGGGTCAAAAACTACAAGATCCGTAAAGCCCTGGTGGAGAATCCCAAGACGCCTCTTCCGAATGCACTGCGCTATCTTGCTTCAATGGGGGAAAAGGATATTGCCGCGTATGCAAAAAGCAAAAACATCTCATCCGTACTCTCATCCCAGGCCAAGCGCATCATACTTGCCAAAGGCAACTGAACAGGAGCGCAGATGGCAATAGTCAATCATGCCAAGCGTGAAATCAACGCAAAGATCGT belongs to Geobacter sp. SVR and includes:
- a CDS encoding ROK family protein; translated protein: MNELLIGIDIGGTNLRFALIDRDGKIICRTRTSSCIDQGRDAFCGRLLAGISELRSQAHLRGASVAGIGVGVPGLVGSGGLIHASVNMRPLDGFNLSSYLEEKTGIRAMCGNDANLIALGECIYGAGRGMKSIIVITVGTGLGSGLVLEGRLWTGAGGFASEFGHVTVEPDGLVCPCGNTGCLEQYVSAPAIVRAARTLLPAGVQAQNGDSLDAAAVATLARQGESAALAAFHQAGRYLGIAVASLVNTLNLEAAVIGGGVAASYDLLLPSLRKEVDRRCFTQMSGSFAVMAGELGDDAGLLGGAALVQTSMDQTRRSILQTGPSMGSS
- the nadC gene encoding carboxylating nicotinate-nucleotide diphosphorylase; translated protein: MLSLDRLIDLALAEDIHTGDITTQAVVPGKRPATARLIAKENMVLAGLFVAERVFHRLSADVCFTACQAEGAPVMKGDLIATIAGDAADLLMGERVALNLLQRLSGIATLTARFVEAVRGTKVRIVDTRKTTPGLRELEKYAVRQGGGINHRTGLYDGILIKENHIAAAGGIAEAITRARAYIPHTLKIEIETETLAQVDQALAAGADIIMLDNMCLADMRTAVETVAGRALLEASGGVNLDTVRAIAETGVDIISVGALTHSSRAMDISMLLD
- a CDS encoding HIT domain-containing protein is translated as MERIWAPWRMSYVRSEEPKDGCPLCRARDTLDDREHLVLARTGHSLLMLNRFPYAPGHLMVAPVRHIDEPDDLNKTEILDLMRSVRRARAALRQTARPDGFNIGMNLGRSAGAGIADHLHIHIVPRWHGDTNYMPIIAGVRVIPEGLLETYDTLLSKLT
- a CDS encoding HDOD domain-containing protein encodes the protein MGEKRSELKKIIMDTKTLPTLPGVVHKLNSLSENDKASVQEMAKIVSSDQVLSARILRLANSPSYGFYRVSTISNAMILLGVNVIRSLALSSSIFEIMEKNSVGLWEHSLGVGVASSLIARKLGLPECEEIATAGLLHDIGKVIISIKCSEAEERIRNVVQDQQVYIGQAEQDVLDTDHAEVGAWLSKSWFLPDKLSEPIAFHHDVTLSVNHRIKTAVVHLADVLIKASGFGDSGDCYVPKIQKAAWDVLRLNDQYLAELVEELEDKLIEVKNFSMEMQR
- a CDS encoding cytochrome c3 family protein is translated as MLKRVSLWAMALIMATAACAVAVETKDIRFTFKNAEPVVFSHEFHLSRYNNNCKICHDAIFNLRNRRHFTMAEMEKTKSCGACHSGVKAFSVASEKDCVRCHKGKPRDITYRVSGFGEATFSHATHIAKTGGACKSCHNGKVLTGKDKGVTMAQMEKGRTCGACHNGKRAFTVTANCDRCHKGGKPKEITFNLKGVAPATFSHSFHLEAYKCSDCHTKVFPYRTVVGKATMADMAKGKSCGTCHNGKEAFSSNGDCVKCHKGLKPGTITFKTDAGVATFSHEFHLQAYKCADCHTKIFPYKAGASKATMADMEQGKSCGACHNKGKDAFPVQDDCGKCHKM
- a CDS encoding SPOR domain-containing protein gives rise to the protein MDFKFSKDAEKHTAKQSASGEKGRQNALLLLLLVLVCGYSYLYFFTGLIRPQQAPKPAEAPAPQVVKKPLPTPAGQPGTEAPPAGGEKKDAATPVKAESPKAVPGEAATAPGTPAAVGGQKADQARPAEKKAAPVPTPQAAQQVAEAKPEAKPAAAKKPATAPEKKPAAVGTEKKAAGPKSSEHQKHSPAELKTSQAVAQKPAKKPVAGSAAPAGKWTVVVGNYILEDAMATDLARVRKAGFKASVQPGVRKKAPMNRLFLAEFADRHAAQAELEKLKRYTSDAFIVDQGDKHAVYAGSYLLDSRAASEKERLAAAGLTVAVRHVEVPIPSKNLITGVFADKGAAETAVRKLKEAGLSGAYIRQ
- the fusA gene encoding elongation factor G, coding for MGQFETSKIRNLGIIAHGGAGKTSLAEAVLFNTGMIDRLGRVDDGTATMDFEPEEVKRRISITSALDHCEWNGHSIHLVDTPGYGNFIADTRACMRALDCAVVILSAISGVKAQTEEVWSWANEFEIPRIAFVNKMDRERASFLRAIDDMEKTLGARGVAIQMPIGSEENFNGIIDLIRMKACFYPKDGSGVCTEREIPADCLDEAQRLREHMIEIVAEAYDALTEKYLETGELTEEEIIDGLRVGSMRNTFTPVLCGSATENIGVRQLLDAVCAYLPSPLDRTRAVGQHPKTGDIIERAADEKDPFSALVFKTTSDPYTGKITIFRVYSGVLNSDSVIYNSSKGVEERIGQIYELEGKKQHPIKQAVAGDIVAVAKLKETVTGDTLCDNANPIVYEPAKQLLPVISYAIEPKTKSDEDKIHGALHRMIEEEPTLESHRDPQTKEFIISGMGQVHLEVIVEKMKRKFGVDVVLKTPKVPYLETIRGSAKVQGKYKKQSGGRGQYGDCWIEMAPNGRGEGYLFEDKIVGGVIPRQYIPAVDKGIQDASLEGFLAGYPVVDFRVGLYDGSFHTVDSSEMAFKVAGSMAFKKAMEICKPVLLEPIVNLKVTVPDENMGDVIGDLNSRRGKVVGVEPKANSQIIRAVVPMSEVLAYSNDLKSMTSDRGMFTTEFSHYEELPTHLSQKVIAEANAKKEKNNHA
- a CDS encoding type III pantothenate kinase, with product MLLVIDVGNSNIVLGIYDGTELIRNWRLSTDKSRTSDEYAVLLHSLFAQAGLVFESIKAAIISSVVPPLTGVMEAIAHDFFHLTPYVVGPGIKTGMPIHYDNPREVGADRIVNAVAGYEKHRCALVIVDFGTATTFDYVNGKGEYCGGAIAPGLAISLEALFQRASKLPRVDIAKPPQIIAKNTVNSMQAGIFYGYVGLVDEIVSRIKAESRDNPRVIATGGLANLIAPESHTIEEVDDFLTLDGLRILYERNS
- a CDS encoding biotin--[acetyl-CoA-carboxylase] ligase, giving the protein MHQKAGTILRLFREQGGFLSGESISRELNVSRTAVWKHISALREAGYVIEAVPSRGYHLLSAPDILSVEEVQAHLRGTVVGSRLVYPGETVSTNTDAFRLAEQGASEGTVVFADTQSGGKGRLGRRWSSPPGVNLYCSVILRPKIMPYEAPQLTFLSAVAVARAIERSSGLNPQIKWPNDVLLEGKKVAGLLNEMSAETDGINFVILGIGVNLNMTAVQFPTDLRHPATSLLLEGGRPVDRARYAALLFNELDRLYAEFLLRGFGPVREEWQVRCNAHGRNLIVNDGDREIISGRFAGIDEDGALLVGREDGTTERILSGDVRVI